From one Lysinibacillus sp. G4S2 genomic stretch:
- a CDS encoding MgtC/SapB family protein, translating into MENLFGNMITYEVGIKLVIAATLSLVIGIERELKKKPVGLKTSLVIATFSCLLTIISIETAYSTPPRSDINITMDPLRLAAQVVSGIGFLGAGVILRRGNDSISGLTTAAMIWGAAGIGIAVGAGFYMDATLAVIIIVFGIEVLSPFLMKIGPKRIRMREISLKVQINDDKNSESFLQFLKENNIIIENIRIQDVPNNDNVLHELDLRLSLIISDNLLSFYRSLRALPYIEKIEMEILN; encoded by the coding sequence ATGGAAAACTTGTTTGGAAATATGATTACATATGAAGTTGGCATAAAATTAGTTATTGCAGCCACATTAAGTTTAGTAATCGGCATTGAAAGGGAATTAAAAAAGAAACCCGTAGGATTAAAAACGAGCTTAGTCATTGCTACATTTAGCTGTTTACTAACTATCATTTCGATAGAAACCGCCTATTCAACACCCCCAAGGTCTGATATCAATATTACCATGGACCCTCTTCGCTTAGCTGCCCAAGTTGTTAGTGGAATTGGATTTCTTGGAGCAGGTGTTATTTTAAGACGTGGAAATGATAGTATCTCAGGTTTAACAACAGCTGCAATGATTTGGGGAGCAGCTGGGATAGGAATTGCAGTTGGCGCAGGATTTTATATGGATGCTACATTAGCTGTTATTATCATTGTCTTCGGAATTGAGGTTTTATCGCCTTTCCTAATGAAAATAGGACCAAAACGGATTCGTATGCGGGAAATATCATTGAAAGTTCAGATTAACGATGATAAAAACAGTGAATCCTTTCTGCAATTTCTAAAGGAGAACAATATCATTATCGAAAACATCCGCATTCAAGATGTGCCAAATAATGATAATGTTTTACATGAATTAGATTTACGTTTATCATTAATTATCTCTGATAACTTACTGTCATTTTATCGTTCATTACGAGCACTACCTTATATAGAAAAAATAGAAATGGAAATTTTAAATTAG
- a CDS encoding cation diffusion facilitator family transporter produces MAELLKLLKDGNKPSLMAAFVNAFLGIIKGVAFFLTGNVAMFAEMMHSLGDAANQFFVYIGSALSKKAPTKQFPAGFGRIVNLVCLFAVIIVAILSYETVKEGWHHFIHPAAESKGMLIALGVLLIGTVLEGSVLAKAAVEILHEAGQEKAGILTAIPKAFGYLHRAKPATKLVFMEDLVATGGNVLAFTAILIAHFTGWTRIEGLVSMIIGCMMFYVVAKVFLDNARGVIGETDEEMLNHIAHLVMDDPNIQDIVRLEVIKEGEFLHVELVAEADANLSLAFLDDVRDHLTEIISSQKGVSKVAILFDEDDGKIDWVHIGERPDDSTLKQ; encoded by the coding sequence GTGGCTGAACTATTAAAACTATTAAAAGACGGTAATAAACCCTCTCTAATGGCGGCATTCGTCAATGCCTTTTTAGGAATTATTAAAGGTGTTGCCTTTTTCCTTACAGGTAATGTTGCCATGTTTGCAGAAATGATGCACTCTCTAGGGGATGCCGCAAACCAATTTTTCGTTTATATCGGCTCAGCGCTTTCTAAAAAAGCACCGACAAAACAATTCCCTGCAGGCTTTGGCCGAATTGTAAATTTAGTTTGTCTTTTTGCCGTTATTATTGTAGCCATCCTTTCTTATGAAACGGTAAAAGAAGGTTGGCATCATTTTATACACCCTGCTGCAGAATCTAAAGGAATGCTCATTGCACTTGGAGTATTATTGATCGGGACTGTTTTAGAAGGGTCCGTTCTTGCTAAAGCTGCGGTTGAAATTCTCCATGAAGCCGGGCAGGAAAAAGCAGGAATATTAACAGCAATTCCTAAAGCTTTTGGCTATTTACATCGTGCAAAACCAGCAACAAAATTAGTATTTATGGAAGACTTAGTTGCTACAGGTGGTAATGTTTTAGCCTTCACCGCTATTTTAATCGCACATTTTACAGGCTGGACAAGAATAGAAGGACTAGTTTCAATGATTATTGGCTGTATGATGTTCTATGTAGTAGCAAAAGTGTTCCTTGATAATGCCCGTGGTGTTATCGGTGAAACAGACGAAGAAATGCTCAACCATATCGCTCATCTTGTTATGGATGATCCGAACATTCAAGATATTGTACGTTTAGAGGTCATTAAAGAAGGCGAATTTTTACATGTGGAACTAGTTGCTGAAGCTGATGCTAACCTATCACTCGCTTTTCTAGATGATGTACGCGACCATTTGACAGAGATCATTTCAAGTCAGAAGGGCGTATCAAAAGTAGCTATTTTATTTGATGAAGATGATGGGAAAATAGATTGGGTGCATATTGGCGAAAGACCAGATGACTCAACATTAAAACAGTAA
- a CDS encoding iron-containing alcohol dehydrogenase produces the protein MDSFTFYNPVKLHFGEDALEKLAKEVAPYGKKVLVVYGGGSIKKNGVYNAVIEKLQEADKTIFELSDVEPNPRVETARRGIDLCKKEEIDLVLAVGGGSVIDCSKLIVAGAKYDGDAWDIVKRKVFVQDALPLGTVLTLAATGSEMNSGSVITNAATEEKLGWGSPAAFPKFSILNPAYTVTVPKNHTVYGIVDMMSHVFEQYFHSATNTPITDEMCEGVLRTVITTAPKLLEDLENTKLRETILLAGTIGLNGFLSIGSRGDWASHNIEHAVSAVYDIPHAGGLAILQPHWMRLSVSVNPERFAGLATRVFGVDATGKSIEEVANEGIDRLSAFWTSLGAPSRLADYEIDDSKFDQIVEHAMQNGPFGNFNKLQEEDVRTILQNSL, from the coding sequence ATGGATTCATTTACATTTTATAACCCAGTGAAGTTACATTTTGGTGAAGATGCACTGGAAAAGCTAGCAAAAGAGGTAGCGCCATACGGTAAAAAGGTGTTAGTTGTATATGGAGGAGGTAGCATTAAGAAGAATGGTGTATACAATGCCGTCATCGAAAAATTACAAGAAGCGGATAAAACGATCTTTGAATTAAGCGATGTAGAACCAAATCCACGTGTAGAAACAGCAAGACGTGGCATTGATCTTTGTAAAAAAGAAGAAATCGATCTTGTTCTAGCCGTTGGAGGCGGTTCTGTAATTGACTGTTCAAAATTAATAGTTGCTGGTGCAAAATATGATGGTGATGCGTGGGATATTGTGAAGCGTAAAGTATTTGTACAGGACGCTTTACCGCTCGGAACAGTTTTAACGCTAGCAGCAACAGGTTCTGAAATGAACTCAGGATCTGTCATAACAAACGCGGCTACAGAAGAAAAACTAGGCTGGGGTAGCCCCGCTGCATTCCCGAAATTTTCGATTTTAAATCCAGCGTATACAGTGACAGTACCAAAGAATCACACAGTTTATGGAATCGTTGATATGATGTCACATGTATTTGAACAGTATTTCCATAGTGCGACGAATACACCAATTACAGATGAAATGTGTGAAGGTGTGTTACGAACTGTTATAACTACAGCCCCTAAATTACTTGAAGATTTAGAGAATACTAAATTACGTGAAACCATTTTATTAGCTGGAACAATTGGGTTAAATGGATTCTTATCAATTGGCTCTCGTGGAGATTGGGCGTCACATAATATTGAGCATGCTGTATCTGCAGTTTACGATATTCCTCATGCAGGTGGTTTAGCTATTTTACAGCCCCATTGGATGCGTCTAAGTGTATCGGTGAATCCAGAACGTTTTGCAGGCCTTGCAACACGCGTCTTTGGTGTTGATGCGACAGGAAAGTCTATAGAAGAGGTTGCAAATGAAGGGATTGATCGTTTATCGGCATTCTGGACTTCATTAGGAGCTCCGAGTCGCCTTGCAGATTATGAAATTGATGATTCGAAATTCGATCAAATTGTAGAACATGCTATGCAAAATGGACCTTTTGGAAACTTCAACAAATTACAGGAAGAAGATGTCCGTACTATTTTGCAAAACTCACTTTAA